Proteins found in one Triticum aestivum cultivar Chinese Spring chromosome 4D, IWGSC CS RefSeq v2.1, whole genome shotgun sequence genomic segment:
- the LOC123100334 gene encoding protein LURP-one-related 6: MGAHTLLTPVVSKIFCSSLQAVLLVRRRPPAVTGGGFVVTDREQRVVFSVDGCGIIGATGQLVVRDGDGTAILFIHKKGGVVQALSVHNRWKGYLMDYGEPSKPVFSLQDPKPVLSCAAGDVRVTVEPKGRKRHWDYEVTGSFAHRACAVKSRTGHVVAQIGVKGMMAGRDFYHVVVQPGYDQAFVIGVIAILDNMNGESTRC; the protein is encoded by the exons ATGGGTGCGCACACGCTTCTCACCCCGGTTGTCAGCAAGATCTTCTGCAGCTCCCTGCAGGCCGTGCTCCTGGTCCGCCGCCGTCCCCCCGCCGTCACCGGAGGCGGCTTCGTCGTCACCGACCGCGAGCAGAGGGTCGTCTTCAGCGTGGACGGCTGCGGCATTATCGGCGCCACCGGGCAGCTCGTCGTCAGGGACGGCGACGGCACCGCGATCCTCTTCATCCACAAGAAG GGAGGAGTCGTCCAAGCGCTGAGCGTTCACAACCGGTGGAAAGGGTATCTCATGGACTACGGCGAGCCCAGCAAGCCGGTGTTCAGCTTGCAGGACCCGAAGCCGGTGCTCAGCTGCGCGGCGGGCGACGTCAGGGTCACCGTCGAACCCAAGGGGAGGAAGCGGCACTGGGACTACGAGGTCACGGGATCCTTCGCCCACAGGGCTTGCGCCGTCAAGAGCCGCACAGGCCACGTCGTAGCACAG ATTGGAGTGAAGGGGATGATGGCCGGCAGGGACTTCTACCATGTGGTGGTGCAGCCGGGCTATGACCAGGCCTTTGTGATTGGCGTGATTGCCATTCTCGACAACATGAACGGGGAATCCACGAGGTGTTAA